TAGCGCGCTCCGGGGCCGGGCGGCTGCTGCTGCTCTGCCTGCTCCGTTTGCTCGGGTTGCTCGGGCCGCTCGGGCTGCTTCGGCCGGGTGGGCAGTGAGTTGAGTCCGACGTCGATGAGTCGGGCGGCACGTCGGACGTCGGCCCTGACCGCGTCGCGCAGCTCCTCGAAGGTCCGGGTGAGGTTCACATGCTTGCTCAGCGCCCGGAACTGGATGGGCCATAGTGCGAGCAGGGAGGTCGCGGCGATCTGCACTTCCGGGTCGTCCGGGCTCAACCCGGTGCGCTGGGCCAGGACTTCGGCGGCTGCGGCGACTTGCCTGTCGGCCGTGTCGTGGTGATACGCCCGTAGGGACGGGGTGGATCGGATCAGCCTGCCGAAGCGCAGCAGCATGGCCTTGGCCTCGGCAGGGTCGTTCTGAGAGCTCAGCCATGACGTGAGGTTGTCCAGCTCGCTGGAGAGGATCCTCAACGCGGCGTCGACGGGGGACAGGTCCGGGTCGGCCAGGGTGGTGCGCAGGGAGTCCACCGTGGCCTCGCCCAGATCGAGGATGAGCGACTCCTTGGTCGGGAAGTAGTTGAACACCGTCTTCTCCGACACCCCGCAGGCCTCCGCGATCTCGGCGACCCGTACGGCGTCGAAGCCCCGTTCCATGAACATCTCGGTGGCCGTGTCGGACAGCCGGCGCCGAAGGAGCCGCTTCTTGCGCTCCCGCAGCCCTTCGGCGGCGGGTTCCTCGTCGCGCGGCCGCAGGGCCGTCCAATCCACGGTGCGGATGGTCATCACCGAAGCATAGGACAGCTCGCCGATAATTTCTGCTACTATAAATTTACAGTCGCAGAAAATCCGGGCAGGCCTCGATGCCTGCGCAGGCGAAGGGAGCCTTCCATGAGCGCCATCCACATCGTCCGCGACTATCCGCATCCCCCGCAGAAGGTCTGGCGAGCGGTCACCGATCCGGAGCTGATCCCGCTGTGGACCGCCACCGGTGCCGGCGCCCGGCCGGAGGGCTTCGCCACCACGGTCGGAACCACCTTCAAGTTCATCGCGAAACCCAAGCCCGGCTGGAGCGGCGTCGTGCTGTGCGAGGTGTTGGAGGTATCCGAGCCCGCACTGCTGCGCTACTCGTGGCAGGACGAAAGCGGTGGCGAGGTGACCGAGGTCGCCTACCGACTCGCGGCGCACGGGAGCGGAACGCGCTTCACCTACGACCACACCGGCTTCACCGGGGCCGGCGGCTACTTCATGGCCAGGTTCCTCGGGGCCGTCCGCGCCAAGATGCTCACCAAGGGCCTGCCCGCAGTGCTGAACGACCTCGACGACCAGGGCGACCTGCGCCGGAACACCCCCTAGACCACAACTGGTCCGAGAGGTATGTGGCGTCAGCGTTGCTCGCCCGGTGCCTCGGTCGTCCACGGCTCGGCGCCCACGGCTCCGGAGCTCAGCTCCTGACGTACTCGGCTGCGTGCCCCGAGAGGAGCAGGGCGAGCACGGCTCCGGCCGCCAGGACCGAGAGCAGCGCATAGCGCCGGGCGGAGGTTCCCAGGACGCGGCTTCCCCGCCTGGCCAGCAGGTCCGCGGCCGCCAGCCGTACGGCCTCCAGATAGTGCGGCACCACATGGAGCAGCAGCGCGGCCAGCCAGAGGTAGAAGGACGCCTTGTGCGTCAGCAGTGCCGCCCCCGCCACGGCGGGCGGGCCGAGGAAGGCCAGCAGGCCGCTGATGAGCAGCAGTGCCGTCAGGGCGGTGAGCACCGGGCCGAGGATCCGGTAGTACATCCGCGGTGCGCCGCGTTCCCGGTAGGCGCGGTCCCCCCGGTAGTACTTGACGGCGCGCCAGCCGGTGCTGCCCATCTTCAGGGCCACGACCGGGGTGAGGAGGAGGCCGATCACCACATGCGCGGTGAGCACCTGCGTGACCCCGAGCACCACGGTGACCAGTTGGGCGCCGAAGAGCAGGAGGAGTGCCAGTCCGCCGACGGCCGTCAACCGGGCGTTTCCGGCGACCCCCGAATGGGCGTGCCCGCTCCGGAGACGGTCGGGGCGGCTGCGGCCTCCGGCTGTCGGCGGTGCCTCGGATTCTCCGCATCGCATGGCTCTACCCCTTGATCGACGACTTTCCGCCTCAGGACCGCAGCCTGCGGGTCGGTTCCTTACGCCGCGCTTTCGGCCGCGGGTGAAAGCCGGCCGTAAGCCGGGGGCCGCTACCATCGAGGACGGCAGCGGATGCCATAGCAAATAGAGGATGCTTGAGTCATGCGCGTGTTGGTGGTGGAGGACGAAGAGGCCATGGTCGCCGCGCTGACCTGGGGCCTGGAAGCCGAGGGTTACGTCGTGGACGTGGCCCGGGACGGAGCGGAGGGCTTCTGGAAGGCGAGGGAGCTCGAGTACGACGTGATCGTTCTGGACGTGATGCTGCCCGGCCTCGACGGCTACCAGGTGTGCCGGCGGCTGCGTGAACAGCTGGTCTGGACGCCGATCCTGATGCTGACCGCGATGGACGAGGACCTCGACCACGCCGAGGGGCTGGACGTCGGCGCCGACGACTATCTGACGAAGCCGTTCTCCTACCCGGTCCTCCTCGCCCACCTCCGGGCGCTCACCCGGCGCGGACTGGGGGAGCGGCCGGCCGCGCTGACGGCCGGCGGGCTGCGCCTGGATCCTGCTGCCCGCACCGTCCTCCGGGAGGGCGCGGTACTGGACCTGACCAGCCGTGAGATCGCCGTCCTGGAGTATCTGATGCGCCGCAAGGGGCGGGTGGTGTCCAAGGCCGAGCTGCTCGACCACTGCTGGGATCCGGCCTACGAGGGGGGATACACGGTGGTCGAGGTGAGCATCCACCGGCTCCGCCGCAAGATCGACCGAGCCGGTGGGCCGTCTGTCATCGCCACCGTCCGGGGCGCCGGCTACCTGATCGAGGATTCCGGGGAGGCAGCCCCGTGACCGCCGTCGAACCGCGCCGATCCGAGGCGCCGACTCGCCCTCGCGGTCGCCTCCGCCCCCGCCTCCGCCCCCGCTTCGGCCGGCGCCCGCGCACCCTGCGTACCCGGGTCACCGTGCTGGCGAGCCTGGCCCTGACGGCGGCCGTGGTCCTCGGGGTCCTGCTGCTGTACCAGCTGCAGATGACCGGGGTGAAGCGGACGCTCGACGGCGAACTGCGCACCTACGCGGTCCAGATCGCGCAGGCCGCGGGCGCGGGGAACGGCACCTGGTCCGGCCCGCTGCCGCAGTCGAGTCTCGATCCCAACGCCGAGGCCCAGGTGCTCGGCGCGGACGGCGAGGTGCTCGCCGCCACCCGTACGCTGACCGGCCTGCCCGCCGTCTACGTTCTGCCCCCGGGTGCGGAGGTCCCGGTCCGGCAGCCGGCGGCCGACCGCGCGATCCCCCGCGATGTGCGGGTGGTGGCGGAGCGGACCGTCGTGGGCGGCCGGAAGGTCACCATCGTCGCCGGCACTCCGACCGGCCTCCTGCACGAGGTCGACGAGGAGTTCGCCCACTACCTGCTGATCGGGCTGCCGCTGATCCTCGCGCTGGCGGCCGGGACGGTGTGGCTGGTGGTCGGGCGCGCCCTGCGGCCGGTCGAGGAGATCCGGCAGGCGGTCACCGACATCACCTCGGCGGACCTCTCCCAGCGGGTGCCGGAGCCCGGGACCGCCGACGAGGTCGGGCACCTCGCCCAGACCATGAACGGAATGCTCGCCCGCCTGGACGAATCGGCCCGCCGGCAGCGCCGCTTCGTCGCCGACGCCTCGCACGAGCTGCGCAGCCCGCTGGCCGCGGTCCGCACCACGCTGGAGGTCGGGCTGGCCCATCCGGAGCGGGCCCCGTGGCCGGACCTGGCGGGCAGCGCGGTACGGCAGTCGGCCCGGCTGGAGGAGCTGATCCGGGATCTGCTGCTGCTGGCGAAGGCCGACGAGCGGCTGCTCGCCGAGCGGCGGCACCCGGTGAGCCTGGCCGAGGTGATCGACGAAATCCTGGCCGGCGCTCCGGCCGCGCGGTGCGAGGTCCGGGTGGACGTCCCGGCGGAGGCGGTCGTGCCGGGGAACGGCGATCACCTGGAACGGCTGTTCCGCAACCTCGTCGACAACGCGCTGCGCCACGCCCGGCACCGCGTGGCGGTGGGCGCCGCGGTTCTGGAGCGGACCGTCCGGGTGGAGGTCGACGACGACGGCGCCGGGATCCCGGTCGCCGAGCGGGAGCGGGTCTTCGACCGGTTCGTGCGCCTGGAGGGCAGCCGGGAGCGGGGCAGCGGAACCACCGGCCTGGGCCTGGCGATCGCTCGCGAGATCGCGATCGCCCACCACGGTCGGATCGCGATCACCACCAGCCCCGCCGGCGGAGCCCGGGTGGTGGTGGTCCTGCCCCGCGCGGGTGTCGACGGCGGGACCCCCGGGGCCGGGCCCGGGGCGCCGCGTCGGGGTCCGTGACTCGGCTACGGCCGAACCGGATCAGTCGAGTTCGCCGAGGACCAGGTCGACGCCTGCCGTGGCGTGCCGACGGAACACCTCCTCGACCAGATCGGGGTCGCGACTGCGGAGAGCCACCAGGATGGCGCGGTGGCCCTGCAGGCGGCGCCGGGCGAGGTCCGGGTGCTGCCGCATGGTCTCCACCGATCGGGTCCGCCGCTCGGTGCCGATGATCGCGAGGGTCTGGACGAGGTTGCGAAGGGTGCGGTTGTCGGCGGCCTGTTCGATCTCGGCGTCGAACTCGCGGGCGATACGGAGCTGCTCCGTGCTGTCGTCGCGCTCGTCGCCGAGCCGGTCGACCAGCGCTTCCATCCGGTCCAGCGCCGCGTCGCTGATCTTCTCGGTGGCGAACCTGGCCTCCAGCGCGCGGAGCGCCGCGCCGGTCAGCATGAGTTCGCGGAGTGTCTCGGGGGAGTGGTCGACGACCCGGAGCGTGCGGATGGAGACCCGTTCGATCAGGCTCTCCTGCTCGAGCCGCCGGAGGGCCTCGCGGACGGGGGTCGGGCTCACGTCCAGCCGGGCCGCCAGATCCCGCTCGGTGACCCGCTGGCCGGGCTTGAACTTGCCGGTCGCGATGCCCTCCCGGATGGTCCGGTAGGCCTGTTCGGCGAGTGATCGCGAGCGCTGGGCCGGCGTCAGATCCGGTGCGGTCATCGGGGTCGGACTCCTCGGTGGGCGTGCGGTGGGGCGGAAGGCGGCGTCTGGGGAGCATCGGATGCAATCCGCTATGGCATGTTACATCGGGCCGTTCGATCTGGACCGTCCATGACCAACAGACCCCGAAGTCGCGGCCTGAAGAGAGCACTGCCCAGATGCCTTGACCAGTTTTGCTATAGCGAATAGCCTGCGGGAAACCGGAGGGTGCGCCGCGCGCACCAATCCGAGTTGCGCACGAGCTAGGAGAGTTCATGCCCGACACAGCCGACACAGCCGACACAGTAGATCCGGCCGCCGGAGTCGGGGTCCTGGTGCCCAGTGGGATGCTGGGCGCCGGATTCCCGCCCGAGACCATCGCCCGCGGCATCGCGCTCGGCGCCGATGTGATCGCCGTCGACGGGGGGTCGACCGACTCCGGGCCCCACTACCTCGGCACGGGGACCGCCAAGACCTCGGCGCGCGCTGTCCGCAGGGACCTGCGGATCCTGTTGGCGGCGGCCGCGGAGGCCGGTATCCCGCTGATCATCGGCTCCTGCGGGACGAGCGGCAGCGACTCCGGGGTGCGGTGGGTAGCGGACCTCGTCGAGTCGGTCTGCGCCGAGGACGGCCTGCGGCTGACCGTGGCGAAGATCTTCAGTGAACAGCGGGCGGAGCGACTGCTGCCGGCGCTGGCGGCCGGCCGCATCCGCCCGCTGCCGCCCAGTGGTGCGCTGGATCCGGCGACGCTCACCGACTGCGCCCGCATTGTGGGGATGATGGGCCACGAGCCCATCGAGCAGGCCCTGCGGGCAGGTGCGCAGGTGGTGCTGGCCGGCCGGGCCACCGACACCGCGGCCTCCGCGGTGGTCCCGCTGATGAAGGGCATGCCGCCGGGGCCCGTCTGGCACGCCGCGAAGATCGTCGAGTGCGGTGGGCAGTGCACCACCGATCCGCGCTCCGGCGGGGTGTTCGCGCGCATCGACGCGACCGGGTTCACCATCGAGCCGCTGGACCCCGATACGGCCTGCACACCGACCTCGGTGGCTGCGCACATGCTGTACGAGACCGCGGACCCCTACCTGATGCGGGAGCCCGCCGGGACCATCGCGGTGGCGGACGCGCACTACACCGCCCTCGACGGCCGGGCCGTACGGGTGGAGGGCTCGCGCTTCGAACCCGCAAACCAGTACACGGTCAAGTTGGAGGGCGCGGCGGTCGCCGGCTATCAGACCCTCTCCTTCGTCGGCATCCGCGACCCCCGCATCCTGGCCTCCATCGACGAGTGGGCCCAGTGCCTGGAGAAGACCCTGGCCGACCGGGTCGAGAGCGTGCTGGAGCCGGCCCCGGGCTCGTGGGCCATGGATCTGCGGCTGTACGGCCACAACGCGGTCCTCGGCGACCTGGAACCGAGCTCCGGGCCCCCCACCGAAGTCGGCGCGATGCTCCTGGTCAACGCCTTCGACCAGGAGACCGCCACGGCGATCTCCCAGCTCGCCAACCCGCTTCTGCTGCATCTCCCGCTGCCGGGGATGGGCTACCTGCCGAGTTTCGCCTTCGCCACCTCGCCCGCCCATGTGGACCGCGGCGCCGTGTACGAGTTCGTCCTCAACCATGTCGTCGAGACGGACTCACCGACCGCACTGTTCCGAATCGAGATCGAGGAGCCGAGCCGTGGCTGAGACCACTGGGGCCGCTGAGACCACGCAGACGGCGAAGCCGACGCTGGACGAGCTGGCGCTGGAGGTGCGCTCGAAGAACGCCGGCCCCTTCTGGATGACCGTGGAGGCGTTCTTGCCCGACGCCGAGGCCTACCGGGCCGCCGACCGGCTGATCGACGAGGACCTGATCGCCGGGCTCTACCGGGTGCCGCGGGAGTCGGTCCGGGTGTTCCGCATCCCGGAGCTACGGGTGGTGAAGGTGTCCTTCCCGCGCAGACTGGCCCAGGGCAGCCTCCACGACCGGGACATCCACGCCGGCCAGCACCATGTGCCGCTCGCCGGAATGCCCGTGCCGCCCGTGGGACGGGCCTGAGGCCCACCCCGAGGCACACCGCCCGCGAACGAACGGGAACGATCAATGACGACCGATCCGACCGAACCGACGGAACAGACCGAACAGACCGACCAGGCCGAACAGACCGGCGCGATGGACCCCATCAGGTTGGAGATCTGGTGGAGCCGCCTCGCCGCGATCGCCGACGAGGCCGCGACCACGCTTCTGCGCACCGCCTTCTCCACCATCATCCGGGAGTCCAACGACTACACGGTGGTGGTGATGAACGCCTCCGGCGAGACGATCGCCGAATGCCGCGCCGGCATCCCCGCGTTCGCGGCACTGATGGGCACCCTCACCCGGCGGCTGCTCGAACGCTTCCCGGCCGACACCTGGCGGGAGGGGGACCGGGTGATCACCAACGACCCCTGGCTGGCCACCGGCCATCTGCCCGATGTCGCGATGGTGTCTCCGGTCTTCCACCGGAACCGGCTGGTCGGCTTCACCGGAACCGCCGCCCACCTGCCCGACATCGGCGGCAGCCACACCATGGGCGCCACCGATCTGATGGCCGAGGGCCTGCTGATCCCACCGCTCCACCTGTTCCGCGCGGGCGTCCGCAATGAGGAGGTCGTGCGGCTGCTGCTGGGCAACGTACGGCTGGCCGGCCAGGTGTGGGGCGATCTGGAGGCGCAGATCGCGGCCAACGAGGTCTGCCGGCGGCGCACCGTCGAGTTCCTCCGGGACACCGGGCAGGACGACCTGTCGGCGCTGTCGCGAGCCGTCCACCGGCGGGCCGAGGTGGCCATGCGGCGGGCCGTGGCGGCGGTTCCCGACGGCGTCTACCGGTCGAGGGTGGAGGCGGACGGGGTGCCGGGCCGGCCGACGCGCATCGAGTGCGCCGTCACCGTCCGAGGCGAGGAGATCACCGTGGACTACGGCGGCAGCTCTCCGCAGGTCCGACATGCCGTCAACTCCACGCTGAACTACACCACCGCCTACACCGTCCATCCGCTGAAGATCGTCCTGGACCCCTTCACCCGAAGCAACTCCGGCTCGTACCGGTGCGTCCGGGTGACCGCTCCCGAGGGGTCGATCCTCAACCCGGTCTTCCCCGCTCCCGTACTCGCCCGCCATCTGACGGGCCATCTGCTCTGCTGTGCCGTCTACCAGGCGCTCGCCGGAGTGCTGCCGGAGCGGGTGATCGCGGACAGCGGGGGCGCGCCCGCTCTGCGCGTCCAGCTCTCCGGCCGCGACGAACGCGGCGAGGAGTTCGGGCTTGTGCTGTTCGCCAGCGCCGGAATGGGGGCCTCGGCGCACGCGGACGGCCTGTCCGCGACCGCCTTCCCCACCAACTCCGGCGGTGGCGGCATCGAGGCGCTGGAGGCTGGCTCGCCGCTGCTCTTCACACGGAAGGAGTACCGCCCGGACTCCGGGGGCGCGGGCACCATGCGCGGAGGGCTGGGCCAGGTCATCGAGGTCCACAACCCGACATCCTGGCCCGTACGCGCGGTGCTGCTGGGGGATCGGGAAGAACATCCCGCCCAGGGCATGCGGGGCGGACGCCCGGGTCTGCCGGCAGCCGTCGAGATCCGCCCGGGCGCGGGAGGCGAGGGGAGCGCCGCCGTCCCCCTCAAGTCCGCCACCGTGCTGCCGCCCGGCGGCACGATGGTCATCCGCTTCGCCGGAGGCGGCGGATACGGCCCCCCGGCAGGACGCGAACCGGCGGCCATCGCCGCCGACCTCCGCGCCGGCCTCGTGTCCCGCTCCGCCGCCGTCGAGGACTACGGGGCGGAGACCGTCACGCGGGTAAGGGCCGGTGCCTGAGAGATGGAAGACATGATGGAGACGGCCGAGACGGCCAAGCCGACCAGGGTCGGCGTGGACATCGGCGGTACGTTCACCGACCTCGTCCTCCACGACGAGACCCGGGCGCTGACCTGGACGGGCAAGCGGCTCACCACCCCCGAGCAGCCGAGCCGGGCCGTCATCGAGGGCCTGCGGCGCATCCTGGAGGAGACCGGCACCCCGATCGGCCGGGTCGGCTCCCTCGTACACGGGACCACGTTGATCACCAACACCCTGCTGGAGCGCACCGGCGCCAGGGTCGGACTGCTCACCACCGAGGGGTTCCGGGACACCCTGGAGATGGGCCGCGAGATCCGCTACGACGTCGAGGACCTCCACGCGCGGCCCGCCCCCGTGCTGGTGCCCCGGCATCTGCGGTACGGCGTGGGCGGGCGGATGACCGCGGACGGGACCGAGCACGCGCCCCTGGACGAGGAGGCCGTCGTCAAGGCCGCCCGGGCGCTGGTGCTGGACCACGGCATCGAGTCGCTCGCCATCGCCTTCCTCCACTCCTACGCCGACCCCGCGCACGAGCTGCGGGCGCGGGAGTTGGTCCAGGAGGCGTTCCCCGAGCTGCTCATCACCCTGTCCTGCGAGGTCGCGCCGGAGATCCGGGAGTACCAGCGCACCAGCACCGCCTGCGCCAACGCCTATGTCCAGCCCGGCGTGTACGCGTACCTCGACGGTCTGGAGGGTGAACTGGCCGGCATCGGCTTCACCGGGCGGCTCTCCGTCATCCTCTCCGGCGGCGGGGTCACCACGGTGGACGAGGCGAAGGCCTTCCCGGTCCGGCTGCTGGAATCCGGTCCTGCCGCGGGCGCCATCGCCGCGGGCTTTCTGGCCCGCGCCGCCGGCGAGCCGAAGGTGATCTCCTTCGACATGGGCGGCACCACGGCCAAGATGTGCCTGATCGAGGACGGCCGCCCGGATGTCAAGCGCGAGTTCGAGGCCGGCCGGCTGGACAGGTTCAAGCCGGGGTCCGGGCTCCCGCTCAAGCTGACCGTGGTCGACATGATCGAGATCGGTTCGGGCGGCGGGTCGATCGCCGCCGTCGACGACCTCGGCCTGCTCCGGGTCGGCCCGCGCAGTGCCGGTTCGGTGCCTGGGCCGGTGGCCTACGGCCGAGGCGGCCGGCAGCCCACCGTCACCGACTCCGACCTCCTCCTCGGCTACCTGAACCCGGACTACTTCCTCGGCGGTGAGCTCGAACTCTCGCTGCCCGCTGTGCGGCGGGCCGTGGGGGAACTCGCGGAGGCCCTCGGCGTCGACTCCCACACGGCGGCGCTCGGCATCCAGGAACTGGTGGCCGAGAACATGGCGGCGGCGACCCGGATGCACCTCGCGGAGAAGGGTCAGGACCCGCGCGGATACGCCCTGATGGCCTTCGGCGGCGCCGGGCCGGTGCACGCCTACGCGCTGGCGCGGCTGCTCAAAGTGAACCGGGTCATCGTGCCGATGGGCGCCGGAGTGATCTCGGCCTTCGGATTCTTGGTGGCCGCCCCGACCGTCGACGAGGTGCGGGGGTATCCGACCTCCCTGGACCGGGCCGACTGGGGGCGGGTGGCCGCGCTGTACGCGGAGATGGAGGCTCGGGCCCGCAGGCTGCTGGGGCGCGAGGGCCAAGAGGCGGAGTGCGGGCACGGGATCGTCTTCTCCAGGTCGGCCGACATGCGGTACGCGGGGCAGGGCTTCGAGATCGAGGTGCCGCTGTCCGCAGGGGTGTGGGGAGCGGGAACCGATCGGGCCGACCGCACGGCCGAGGCCTTCGGCGACGTCTACCGGCGGACGTTCGGCCGAACCGTGCGCGATGCGGTGCCCGAGGTCGTCAACTGGCGGCTGTCCGCCCGGCTGCCCGGGGCGGCCCCGCGGCTCGCCCACCGGCCGCCGGCCGCGGAGCCCCGACGCCGTTGGCGGAGCATCCACTGCCCCGGGCATGGCGAGGTCCGGGCGGAGGTCTACGACCGCTATGCGCTCACCCCGGGGACGGTGCTCCGCGGCCCGGCCGTCTTCGAGGAGCGCGACTCGGCCTGCAACGTCGGGCCGGACTGCACCGTCACCGTCGACGACCACCTCAACCTGGTGGTCGACATCGATCGGGGGCCCGCATGACCCCGAGCCCGGAAGGACCAGAGGGACCGGAAGGACCGGAAGTATCGGAACCATCGGAGGGAGACGTCACCGTGACGAGTGTGAGCACCGACCGGATCGGGGCACTGGCCGCCTGGGACACCCCGGCGCTCAGCAACGCCCTGGACAGCCTGCGCCTGCGCGACCCCGGCACCGGACACACCGATGGCTCGATACACCGGATCACCGGGCCCGGGGGCCCGTCGGCCCCGGCGCCCGGTGCGGCTGCGGCGCCCCCGATGGTGGGCCGGGTGGTCACGGCCCGGATGGCGGCCAGGGAGGCGGGGGAGGACGGCGTGCCGGTCTCCCGGCTGCACCGGGCGATCACGGAGAGCGAGGGGCCGGTGGTCGTGGTCCTGCAGGACTGCGACGAGCCGCCGGGCGCCGGGGCGTTCCTGGGCGAGGTCAACGGCAGTCTGCTGGCGGCGCTGGGGGTCGGCGGAGTGGTCACCGACGGCCGGGTCCGCGACATCGGCGAACTGCGCGGCCTGCCCTATCCGGTGTACGCCCGGGGGCTGTGTGTGGCCCGCGCCCATATGCGCCTCATCGAGGTGGGAGGCGAGGCCACGGTGGCGGGGCTCACCGTCCGGCCGGGCGACCTCGTCCACGGCGACGAGCACGGGGTCCTCCACATCCCCGATGCGGCCTTGCCCGGCATCCTCGACAAGGCCGAGCTGATCCGCGCGGACGAGGAGGAACTCGTCGCCTGGTCGCGCTCGGCCGAGTTCAGTGTCGACGCACTGCTCGCGCTGCGCCGCGTCCGGCACTGACCGGGCTCTGACCTGGCACTGACCGGGCCTCGGCCCGGCCCCGACCGGGCACTGACCGGGCCCCGACCGACCCGCAACCGCACAGGAAGGCCACGAGGTGGCTCGCGTGACCGAGGAAGCTTCCGCAGCCCTGCCCGCACCGGGTTCCGGGCCGATCCCGTCCGCCGCGGTGCGGCTGGTGTCCCTCCGACTGGACGCCCTTCCGGTGGGGCGCTGGCACCGCCGCGTCATCGGGGTGGTCGGGCTGGCATCCTTCTTCAACTTCTTCGAGGTGGCGCTGGGCACGGTGCTGATGCCGCTGCTGCCGGCGCCCTGGACGGCCACCACCCTGGACAAGTCGCTGATCATCGGCGCGCCCTTCGCCGGAGAGATGCTCGGCGCCCTGCTGCTGTCCCGCTACGCGGACCGGTTCGGCAGGCGCTGGATGTTCCGGGTCAACCTGATCGGCTACGCCGTACCGGCCCTGGCCTGCGCGGCGGCGCCGTCCGCCACGGCGTTGATCGTGCTACGGCTCCTGGTCGGGGCCGGCCTGGGGGCCGAACTCACCTTGGTGGACACCTATCTGGCCGAACTCATGCCGGCCGCCCGGCGCGGC
This DNA window, taken from Phaeacidiphilus oryzae TH49, encodes the following:
- a CDS encoding acyclic terpene utilization AtuA family protein; amino-acid sequence: MPDTADTADTVDPAAGVGVLVPSGMLGAGFPPETIARGIALGADVIAVDGGSTDSGPHYLGTGTAKTSARAVRRDLRILLAAAAEAGIPLIIGSCGTSGSDSGVRWVADLVESVCAEDGLRLTVAKIFSEQRAERLLPALAAGRIRPLPPSGALDPATLTDCARIVGMMGHEPIEQALRAGAQVVLAGRATDTAASAVVPLMKGMPPGPVWHAAKIVECGGQCTTDPRSGGVFARIDATGFTIEPLDPDTACTPTSVAAHMLYETADPYLMREPAGTIAVADAHYTALDGRAVRVEGSRFEPANQYTVKLEGAAVAGYQTLSFVGIRDPRILASIDEWAQCLEKTLADRVESVLEPAPGSWAMDLRLYGHNAVLGDLEPSSGPPTEVGAMLLVNAFDQETATAISQLANPLLLHLPLPGMGYLPSFAFATSPAHVDRGAVYEFVLNHVVETDSPTALFRIEIEEPSRG
- a CDS encoding sensor histidine kinase — its product is MLASLALTAAVVLGVLLLYQLQMTGVKRTLDGELRTYAVQIAQAAGAGNGTWSGPLPQSSLDPNAEAQVLGADGEVLAATRTLTGLPAVYVLPPGAEVPVRQPAADRAIPRDVRVVAERTVVGGRKVTIVAGTPTGLLHEVDEEFAHYLLIGLPLILALAAGTVWLVVGRALRPVEEIRQAVTDITSADLSQRVPEPGTADEVGHLAQTMNGMLARLDESARRQRRFVADASHELRSPLAAVRTTLEVGLAHPERAPWPDLAGSAVRQSARLEELIRDLLLLAKADERLLAERRHPVSLAEVIDEILAGAPAARCEVRVDVPAEAVVPGNGDHLERLFRNLVDNALRHARHRVAVGAAVLERTVRVEVDDDGAGIPVAERERVFDRFVRLEGSRERGSGTTGLGLAIAREIAIAHHGRIAITTSPAGGARVVVVLPRAGVDGGTPGAGPGAPRRGP
- a CDS encoding DUF4387 family protein; protein product: MAETTGAAETTQTAKPTLDELALEVRSKNAGPFWMTVEAFLPDAEAYRAADRLIDEDLIAGLYRVPRESVRVFRIPELRVVKVSFPRRLAQGSLHDRDIHAGQHHVPLAGMPVPPVGRA
- a CDS encoding GntR family transcriptional regulator, with translation MTAPDLTPAQRSRSLAEQAYRTIREGIATGKFKPGQRVTERDLAARLDVSPTPVREALRRLEQESLIERVSIRTLRVVDHSPETLRELMLTGAALRALEARFATEKISDAALDRMEALVDRLGDERDDSTEQLRIAREFDAEIEQAADNRTLRNLVQTLAIIGTERRTRSVETMRQHPDLARRRLQGHRAILVALRSRDPDLVEEVFRRHATAGVDLVLGELD
- a CDS encoding hydantoinase B/oxoprolinase family protein, with the protein product MTTDPTEPTEQTEQTDQAEQTGAMDPIRLEIWWSRLAAIADEAATTLLRTAFSTIIRESNDYTVVVMNASGETIAECRAGIPAFAALMGTLTRRLLERFPADTWREGDRVITNDPWLATGHLPDVAMVSPVFHRNRLVGFTGTAAHLPDIGGSHTMGATDLMAEGLLIPPLHLFRAGVRNEEVVRLLLGNVRLAGQVWGDLEAQIAANEVCRRRTVEFLRDTGQDDLSALSRAVHRRAEVAMRRAVAAVPDGVYRSRVEADGVPGRPTRIECAVTVRGEEITVDYGGSSPQVRHAVNSTLNYTTAYTVHPLKIVLDPFTRSNSGSYRCVRVTAPEGSILNPVFPAPVLARHLTGHLLCCAVYQALAGVLPERVIADSGGAPALRVQLSGRDERGEEFGLVLFASAGMGASAHADGLSATAFPTNSGGGGIEALEAGSPLLFTRKEYRPDSGGAGTMRGGLGQVIEVHNPTSWPVRAVLLGDREEHPAQGMRGGRPGLPAAVEIRPGAGGEGSAAVPLKSATVLPPGGTMVIRFAGGGGYGPPAGREPAAIAADLRAGLVSRSAAVEDYGAETVTRVRAGA
- a CDS encoding response regulator transcription factor, which translates into the protein MRVLVVEDEEAMVAALTWGLEAEGYVVDVARDGAEGFWKARELEYDVIVLDVMLPGLDGYQVCRRLREQLVWTPILMLTAMDEDLDHAEGLDVGADDYLTKPFSYPVLLAHLRALTRRGLGERPAALTAGGLRLDPAARTVLREGAVLDLTSREIAVLEYLMRRKGRVVSKAELLDHCWDPAYEGGYTVVEVSIHRLRRKIDRAGGPSVIATVRGAGYLIEDSGEAAP
- a CDS encoding TetR family transcriptional regulator, with translation MTIRTVDWTALRPRDEEPAAEGLRERKKRLLRRRLSDTATEMFMERGFDAVRVAEIAEACGVSEKTVFNYFPTKESLILDLGEATVDSLRTTLADPDLSPVDAALRILSSELDNLTSWLSSQNDPAEAKAMLLRFGRLIRSTPSLRAYHHDTADRQVAAAAEVLAQRTGLSPDDPEVQIAATSLLALWPIQFRALSKHVNLTRTFEELRDAVRADVRRAARLIDVGLNSLPTRPKQPERPEQPEQTEQAEQQQPPGPGAR
- a CDS encoding SRPBCC family protein — encoded protein: MSAIHIVRDYPHPPQKVWRAVTDPELIPLWTATGAGARPEGFATTVGTTFKFIAKPKPGWSGVVLCEVLEVSEPALLRYSWQDESGGEVTEVAYRLAAHGSGTRFTYDHTGFTGAGGYFMARFLGAVRAKMLTKGLPAVLNDLDDQGDLRRNTP